A single region of the Winslowiella toletana genome encodes:
- the mpaA gene encoding murein tripeptide amidase MpaA encodes MSLLHPRTQRGKLDADMKIYGSSVLGAPLLWFPAPAADEESGLILAGTHGDETAAVVTLSCAMRTLLEPHRRHHVVLAVNPDGCQLGLRANSRGVDLNRNFPAANWQPGDTVYRWNSAADQRDVRLSTGDSPASEPETEALCQLIHHLQPQWIVTFHEPLACIEDPRSSPLGHWLAKKMALPLVTSVGYATPGSFGSWCADLSLPCITAELPPISADESTEKYLQAMIDLLSWQP; translated from the coding sequence ATGTCTTTGTTACACCCGCGAACGCAGCGCGGCAAGCTGGATGCCGACATGAAAATTTACGGCAGCTCGGTGCTGGGCGCGCCACTGTTATGGTTTCCGGCACCGGCCGCCGATGAAGAGAGCGGGCTGATTCTGGCAGGCACTCACGGCGATGAAACGGCCGCCGTGGTGACGCTCTCCTGTGCAATGCGCACCCTGCTGGAGCCACACCGTCGTCATCATGTCGTACTGGCGGTCAATCCGGATGGCTGCCAGCTCGGCCTGCGAGCCAATTCGCGGGGCGTTGATCTCAACCGCAACTTTCCGGCCGCCAACTGGCAGCCGGGCGATACGGTATATCGCTGGAATAGCGCAGCAGATCAACGCGACGTGCGGCTTTCGACCGGCGACAGCCCCGCCTCTGAACCGGAGACCGAGGCGCTATGCCAGTTAATTCATCATTTGCAGCCGCAGTGGATTGTCACTTTTCACGAACCGCTGGCCTGTATTGAAGACCCGCGCAGCAGCCCGCTGGGGCACTGGCTGGCGAAAAAAATGGCTTTGCCACTGGTGACCAGCGTCGGTTATGCCACTCCCGGCTCATTCGGTAGCTGGTGCGCCGATCTCAGCCTGCCCTGCATCACCGCCGAATTGCCGCCGATCTCCGCCGATGAATCGACGGAGAAATATCTGCAGGCGATGATCGATCTGCTTAGCTGGCAGCCGTAA
- the licT gene encoding BglG family transcription antiterminator LicT, protein MIIAKILNNNVVVVHDEQGHEQVVMGCGLAFQKRAGDSLNDALIEKIFALQSHELTGRLSELLSEIPLEVVIASECIIALAKERLNSRLHDSVAIALTDHINFAIERHRQNLPMRNVLQHEIRSLYPREYALGLEALIIIETRLAAALPEDEAGFIALHLVNAQLNSEMPEVMHITRFMQEILHIVKYQLQLDYQTDALSYNRFVTHLKFFAQRMLGKRGVYSDDPSLHDVVRDRYPQSYQCVQKIDRHVMKKYSYALGSEERMFLTIHIERVRKETLALKETDDEA, encoded by the coding sequence ATGATAATAGCCAAGATACTGAATAATAATGTAGTGGTCGTCCACGACGAACAGGGCCATGAACAGGTAGTGATGGGCTGTGGTCTGGCATTTCAAAAGCGAGCCGGAGATTCACTGAACGATGCATTAATCGAAAAGATTTTTGCCCTGCAAAGTCACGAGCTGACCGGCCGGTTAAGCGAACTATTATCTGAAATTCCCCTGGAGGTGGTAATTGCCAGTGAATGTATCATCGCGCTGGCGAAAGAACGGCTTAATTCGCGTCTGCATGACAGCGTGGCGATTGCGCTGACCGATCATATCAACTTCGCCATTGAGCGCCACCGGCAGAATTTGCCAATGCGCAACGTGTTGCAGCATGAGATTCGTAGCCTCTATCCCCGTGAGTATGCGCTCGGGCTGGAAGCGCTGATCATCATTGAAACACGCTTAGCGGCGGCGCTGCCGGAGGACGAAGCCGGCTTTATTGCCCTGCATCTGGTTAACGCCCAGTTGAACAGCGAAATGCCGGAAGTGATGCATATCACTCGTTTTATGCAGGAGATACTGCATATCGTTAAATATCAACTGCAACTTGATTATCAGACCGATGCGCTCAGCTATAACCGTTTTGTCACTCATCTGAAGTTTTTTGCCCAGCGAATGCTGGGAAAGCGCGGCGTCTACAGCGATGACCCGTCACTGCATGATGTGGTGCGCGACCGTTATCCGCAGTCTTATCAGTGTGTGCAAAAGATTGATCGCCATGTAATGAAAAAGTATTCCTACGCGCTGGGTAGTGAAGAACGGATGTTTCTGACGATTCATATCGAGCGGGTCAGAAAAGAGACGCTGGCGCTGAAGGAAACAGACGACGAAGCCTGA
- a CDS encoding peptide ABC transporter substrate-binding protein translates to MIKPFRFTLGALLIASACSSALAATVPAGTQLAEKQEIVRHIKDEPASLDPVKAVGLPEIQVIRDLFEGLTNQDAEGNIVPGVAKSWQSNDNKTWTFTLRKDARWSNGDPVTAHDFVYSWRRLVDPANTSSFAWFAELAGIQNAGAIVKGEMPTDKLGITALDDYRLQITLDKPVPYFASLTANFSLFPTPQKVIEKLGNDWTKVGNLVGNGAYKLQQRVVNEKIVLVRNDNYWDNAHSVLTRVTFLPINEESSATKRYRAGDIDITESFPKNLYQLLKKQIPNEVYTPDQLGTYYYAFNTEKGPTADVRVRKALSWSIDRHIIAEKVLGTGEKPAWHFTPDVTAGFKPKASILQQHSQEELNAQAKALLASAGYGPAKPLNLTLLYNTSENHQKIAIAVASMWKKNLGVNVKLQNQEWKTYIDSRNTGNFDVIRASWVGDYNEPSSFLSLLTSSHSGNIARFKDANYDSVLEKASNENNDAARNDDYNQAEQILADQAPIAPIYQYTNGRLIKPYVKGYPINNPEDVAYSREMYILQHK, encoded by the coding sequence ATGATCAAACCGTTCCGCTTCACTTTGGGCGCGTTGCTGATTGCCAGCGCCTGTTCTTCAGCGCTGGCTGCGACGGTTCCGGCCGGTACTCAGCTGGCAGAAAAACAGGAAATCGTTCGTCACATTAAAGATGAGCCCGCTTCGCTCGATCCGGTTAAAGCGGTAGGGTTGCCGGAAATTCAGGTCATTCGCGATCTGTTCGAAGGGCTGACTAATCAGGATGCCGAGGGCAATATCGTGCCGGGTGTGGCGAAAAGCTGGCAAAGTAACGATAACAAAACCTGGACGTTTACCCTGCGCAAAGATGCGCGCTGGTCGAATGGTGACCCTGTCACCGCACATGATTTTGTTTACAGCTGGCGTCGGCTGGTCGATCCTGCAAATACCTCGTCATTTGCCTGGTTTGCCGAACTGGCGGGAATACAGAATGCCGGTGCGATTGTTAAAGGAGAGATGCCGACGGATAAGCTTGGTATCACGGCACTGGATGATTATCGCCTGCAGATCACACTGGATAAACCGGTGCCGTATTTTGCCAGTCTGACGGCCAATTTCAGTCTCTTCCCGACACCACAAAAAGTCATTGAAAAGCTGGGTAATGACTGGACAAAAGTGGGCAACCTGGTGGGGAACGGCGCGTATAAATTGCAGCAGCGAGTGGTTAACGAAAAAATTGTGCTGGTGCGCAACGATAACTACTGGGATAACGCCCACTCGGTACTGACCAGGGTAACTTTTTTGCCGATTAACGAAGAGTCCAGCGCCACTAAACGCTATCGTGCGGGTGATATTGATATCACCGAATCCTTTCCCAAAAATCTCTATCAGCTGCTGAAAAAACAGATTCCAAATGAGGTGTATACGCCAGATCAGCTGGGCACCTATTATTATGCGTTTAACACGGAGAAAGGCCCAACCGCCGATGTGCGGGTGCGCAAAGCCTTATCCTGGAGCATTGATCGTCATATTATCGCCGAAAAAGTGCTGGGCACGGGTGAAAAACCCGCCTGGCATTTTACTCCGGACGTGACTGCCGGTTTCAAACCGAAAGCCAGCATTTTACAGCAGCACTCACAGGAAGAGCTGAATGCGCAGGCGAAAGCGTTGCTGGCCTCAGCCGGCTACGGCCCGGCAAAACCGCTGAATCTGACCTTGCTGTATAATACCTCAGAGAACCATCAAAAAATTGCGATTGCAGTAGCCTCGATGTGGAAGAAAAATCTCGGCGTAAACGTTAAGCTGCAAAATCAGGAGTGGAAAACCTACATCGACAGCCGTAACACCGGTAATTTCGATGTTATCCGCGCGTCATGGGTCGGAGATTATAACGAACCTTCAAGTTTCCTCAGCCTGCTGACCTCCAGCCACAGTGGTAATATTGCGCGCTTTAAAGATGCGAATTATGACAGCGTGCTGGAAAAGGCCAGTAACGAAAATAATGATGCGGCACGCAATGATGATTACAACCAGGCCGAGCAGATCCTTGCCGATCAGGCTCCCATTGCGCCGATATATCAGTACACTAATGGCCGCCTGATTAAGCCATATGTAAAAGGGTATCCAATTAATAATCCGGAAGATGTGGCTTACAGCCGCGAAATGTATATTCTGCAGCATAAATAA
- a CDS encoding RHS repeat-associated core domain-containing protein, translated as MNNVILGFNGERLDSVSSNYLLGNGYRAYNPQLKRFICPDSWSPFGQGGINPYAYCVGDPINRADPSGHMSWQSVLGIGLSVLGLLSALFSAGTSIAAAESVFAALDSASTVSLLAGSSSATADLTGLASTVISRSNPEASAVLGWLSLACGILSFGAGLVAAGNKPRAEIAQSYPRGPMMAGSAAINSTYYLDGVRPYNFKLLGQSPGHDWGHGMWLDYTFYDHIDGELRLNIAAHGDKTRRIARIMLPDAGDDGFTVTQTIRWFKNNNYPLDSGVIKKVRFIMCDGAKYGFGSFVAKFAEATNITSTGWPESVWITGRLDQLLTNLDREFPGNRLFVEGVVQHFVESVGQTSELLYITEGIPVTYRPDSGGIMHQETGVYF; from the coding sequence ATGAATAACGTTATTCTCGGTTTTAACGGCGAACGTCTGGATTCGGTCAGCAGCAACTATCTTCTTGGTAACGGTTATCGTGCATATAATCCACAGCTAAAGCGTTTCATTTGTCCGGACAGCTGGAGCCCGTTCGGACAGGGCGGCATTAATCCCTATGCTTACTGCGTGGGAGATCCAATCAACCGGGCCGACCCTTCGGGGCATATGAGCTGGCAGTCGGTATTGGGAATAGGTTTGAGTGTGCTTGGTTTACTGAGTGCATTATTTAGCGCTGGCACTTCGATAGCGGCGGCAGAGAGTGTTTTCGCCGCACTGGACTCGGCCTCGACGGTATCACTGTTGGCTGGGTCATCGTCGGCTACGGCGGATTTAACCGGCTTAGCCAGCACGGTAATCAGCCGGAGCAATCCTGAAGCTTCGGCGGTGCTGGGCTGGCTATCCCTGGCTTGCGGCATTCTCTCATTTGGTGCCGGCCTGGTTGCCGCTGGAAATAAGCCGCGCGCTGAGATAGCACAATCCTATCCCCGTGGGCCGATGATGGCAGGATCGGCCGCAATCAACAGCACATACTATTTAGACGGTGTCAGACCGTATAATTTTAAATTACTCGGGCAGTCACCTGGACATGACTGGGGACATGGGATGTGGCTGGATTATACTTTTTACGATCATATTGATGGCGAGCTCCGGCTAAATATAGCCGCACATGGTGATAAAACCAGGCGAATTGCCCGTATTATGTTACCGGACGCCGGCGATGACGGTTTTACCGTCACACAAACCATAAGATGGTTTAAGAATAATAATTATCCTCTGGACTCCGGGGTCATTAAAAAAGTCAGATTTATAATGTGTGACGGTGCCAAATATGGTTTTGGTAGCTTTGTGGCTAAATTTGCTGAGGCAACCAATATCACCTCTACCGGCTGGCCTGAAAGTGTGTGGATAACCGGACGACTGGATCAATTACTGACCAATCTCGACAGGGAGTTTCCGGGAAATCGTCTTTTCGTTGAGGGAGTGGTTCAGCATTTTGTCGAAAGCGTGGGTCAGACATCAGAATTGCTCTATATCACGGAAGGTATTCCGGTAACTTACCGCCCTGATTCTGGAGGGATAATGCACCAGGAGACCGGCGTTTATTTCTGA
- a CDS encoding glycoside hydrolase family 1 protein — MTTAFPQHFLWGGAVAANQVEGAWQEDGKGVSTSDLQPKGIFGERVERQPGDSGIKDLAIDFYHRYPEDIKLFAEMGFTVLRTSIAWTRIFPQGDETQPNEAGLAFYDRLFDEMAKYNITPLVTLSHYEMPYGLVKNYGGWGNRKTIDFFVNYARTVFTRYKDKVKHWLTFNEINMSLHAPFTGVGLPEESDKQAIYQAIHHQLVASARAVKACHEIVPEGKVGNMLLGAMLYPLTCRPADVMESLRQNHDWLFFGDVQVRGYYPGYMNRFFREQGISLVIDEQDKHDLQHTVDFISFSYYMTGCVTTDEELNQKSRGNILDMVPNPHLASSEWGWQIDPEGLRYLLNVLWERYQKPLFIVENGLGARDTVEADGSINDDYRIAYLNDHLVQVREAIEDGVDVWGYTCWGPIDLVSASKAELSKRYGFIHVDRDDNGNGTLVRTRKKSFFWYQQVISSHGESLK; from the coding sequence ATGACCACAGCATTCCCGCAACATTTTCTTTGGGGTGGCGCCGTAGCCGCCAATCAGGTTGAAGGCGCATGGCAGGAAGACGGTAAAGGCGTATCGACCTCTGACTTGCAGCCAAAAGGCATTTTTGGTGAGCGAGTCGAACGTCAGCCTGGAGACAGTGGTATCAAGGATCTGGCGATTGATTTCTATCACCGCTATCCGGAGGACATCAAACTGTTTGCTGAAATGGGCTTTACCGTGCTGCGCACCTCGATTGCCTGGACGCGAATTTTTCCGCAGGGCGATGAAACTCAGCCCAATGAAGCCGGACTGGCCTTTTATGATCGCCTGTTTGATGAGATGGCGAAATATAATATCACGCCGCTGGTCACCCTTTCCCACTATGAAATGCCGTATGGGCTGGTAAAAAACTATGGCGGCTGGGGCAACCGTAAAACCATCGATTTCTTTGTCAATTATGCCCGCACGGTATTTACCCGCTATAAAGACAAAGTAAAGCACTGGCTGACCTTCAACGAGATCAATATGTCGCTGCATGCGCCGTTTACCGGCGTCGGCCTGCCGGAAGAGAGCGATAAACAGGCGATTTATCAGGCTATTCATCATCAGCTGGTCGCCAGCGCACGTGCGGTGAAAGCCTGCCATGAGATCGTGCCGGAAGGGAAAGTCGGGAACATGCTGTTGGGCGCAATGCTCTATCCGTTAACCTGCCGCCCGGCAGATGTAATGGAAAGCCTGCGACAGAACCATGACTGGCTGTTCTTTGGGGACGTGCAGGTGCGCGGCTACTATCCCGGCTATATGAACCGCTTCTTTAGGGAGCAAGGCATCAGCCTTGTCATTGATGAACAGGACAAACACGATCTGCAACACACCGTCGATTTTATCTCCTTCAGCTACTATATGACCGGTTGCGTCACCACGGATGAAGAACTGAATCAGAAATCACGCGGTAATATCCTCGATATGGTGCCAAATCCGCACCTCGCCAGTTCAGAATGGGGCTGGCAGATTGACCCTGAAGGACTGCGCTACCTGCTGAACGTACTGTGGGAGCGCTACCAGAAGCCGCTGTTTATCGTTGAAAACGGTCTTGGCGCGCGCGACACCGTTGAAGCCGATGGCTCAATAAACGATGATTACCGCATCGCTTATCTTAACGATCATCTGGTGCAGGTACGTGAGGCGATTGAAGACGGCGTGGACGTTTGGGGTTATACCTGCTGGGGCCCAATTGATCTGGTCAGTGCCTCGAAAGCCGAACTCTCCAAACGCTATGGCTTTATCCACGTTGATCGCGATGATAACGGTAATGGCACCCTCGTTCGCACCCGTAAGAAGAGTTTCTTCTGGTATCAGCAGGTAATCAGCAGCCACGGTGAGTCGCTGAAATAA